A single Oryza brachyantha chromosome 8, ObraRS2, whole genome shotgun sequence DNA region contains:
- the LOC121055204 gene encoding uncharacterized protein LOC121055204: MQPPAPVEFAHKSHPIPNHKLKLVTADEGFNCDGCKEPGRHERYRCEPCDFDLHRPCALAPPDLPEHRLFRGRAFRLLHTPPPTEPGYLRVCDACGDKVSGFVYHCSDLDLDIHPCCANLPDHVALDGVEFVLCGAGAGAGDVPRQCAFCTEDHGKSCGVSRSRLDRRKVWTYRSCYDGEAMYLHVACVKEIMVQEIIAAGNGGGKNYVIADSVLRGAMKKRSRTGKKAVKCFLKFVLSVIVSVLFGDPTGMAVALIGAVVSNV; the protein is encoded by the coding sequence ATGCAgccaccggcgccggtggAGTTTGCCCACAAGTCCCATCCGATTCCGAATCACAAGCTTAAGCTTGTGACCGCCGACGAGGGGTTCAACTGCGACGGCTGCAAAGAGCCCGGCCGGCACGAGCGGTACAGGTGCGAGCCCTGCGACTTCGACCTCCACAGGCCGtgcgcgctcgcgccgccggaccTGCCGGAGCACCGCCTGTTCAGGGGCCGTGCGTTCCGCCTCCTCCACACGCCTCCGCCGACGGAGCCCGGGTACCTCAGGGTCTGCGACGCGTGTGGCGACAAGGTGAGCGGCTTCGTCTACCATTGCTCCGACCTCGACCTCGACATACACCCCTGCTGCGCTAACCTGCCGGACCACGTCGCTCTCGACGGTGTTGAGTTCGTGCtctgcggcgccggcgccggcgccggcgatgtgCCGCGTCAGTGCGCCTTCTGCACGGAGGATCACGGGAAGAGTTGTGGAGTCTCACGGTCACGGTTAGACCGCCGCAAAGTCTGGACCTACCGCTCTTGCTACGACGGCGAGGCCATGTACCTGCACGTGGCGTGCGTCAAGGAGATCATGGTGCAAGAGATTATTGCCGctggcaacggcggcggcaagaacTATGTCATCGCCGATTCCGTTCTGAGGGGAGCGATGAAGAAGCGTTCCAGGACCGGCAAGAAAGCGGTGAAATGCTTCCTCAAGTTCGTCCTCTCCGTCATCGTCAGCGTGCTTTTCGGGGACCCGACGGGGATGGCTGTAGCTCTCATCGGAGCCGTCGTCTCCAACGTATAG